The Microbacterium sp. SORGH_AS_0862 genome has a segment encoding these proteins:
- a CDS encoding sulfurtransferase, with amino-acid sequence MPVPVDLDASSEKFAAYAHPERLVTTQWLQDRLGTPGLVVVESDEDVLLYETGHIPGAVKVDWHTELNDPVVRDYVDGHGFAELLSSKGISRDDTVVIYGDKNNWWAAYALWVFSLFGHEDVRLLDGGRDRWIAEGREITTEPASRARTEYPVIERDDSALRAYKEDVLAHLGHPLIDVRSPEEYSGERTSAPAYPEEGALRAGHIPSAQSVPWARAVAEDGTFKTRKDLDAIYRDEAGLTDGEPVVAYCRIGERSSHTWFVLKHLLGFEDVRNYDGSWTEWGSAVRVPIVTGAEPGEVPGR; translated from the coding sequence ATCCCCGTGCCCGTCGACCTCGATGCCTCGTCCGAGAAGTTCGCCGCCTACGCGCACCCCGAGCGACTCGTCACCACGCAATGGCTGCAGGATCGCCTGGGCACTCCGGGACTCGTCGTCGTCGAGTCGGATGAGGACGTTCTCCTGTACGAGACGGGACACATCCCCGGCGCGGTGAAGGTGGACTGGCACACCGAGCTGAACGATCCCGTCGTGCGCGATTACGTCGACGGTCACGGGTTCGCCGAGCTCCTCAGCAGCAAGGGCATCTCGCGCGACGACACCGTCGTCATCTACGGCGACAAGAACAACTGGTGGGCGGCCTACGCACTGTGGGTGTTCTCACTGTTCGGACACGAGGATGTCCGCCTGCTCGACGGCGGCCGCGACCGGTGGATCGCCGAGGGGCGGGAGATCACGACCGAGCCCGCGAGTCGCGCGCGCACCGAGTACCCCGTCATCGAGCGCGACGACAGCGCTCTGCGCGCCTATAAGGAAGACGTCCTGGCACACCTCGGACATCCGCTGATCGACGTGCGGTCACCCGAGGAGTACTCGGGTGAGCGCACCAGCGCTCCCGCCTACCCCGAGGAGGGCGCGCTGCGTGCCGGCCACATCCCCTCGGCGCAGAGCGTGCCGTGGGCACGCGCGGTCGCCGAGGACGGCACGTTCAAGACCCGCAAGGACCTGGATGCGATCTACCGCGATGAGGCCGGTCTGACCGACGGCGAGCCGGTCGTCGCATACTGCCGGATCGGTGAGCGCTCCAGCCACACCTGGTTCGTCCTGAAGCACCTGCTCGGTTTCGAAGACGTCCGCAACTACGACGGGTCCTGGACCGAGTGGGGCAGCGCGGTGCGTGTCCCCATCGTCACCGGCGCGGAGCCGGGCGAGGTGCCCGGCCGCTAG
- a CDS encoding type II toxin-antitoxin system PemK/MazF family toxin → MGLLSRLGRGVLRLVRPAASTQTYEVDPRSAGRLRLAYAPRHDGIPDAGEIVWTWVPYAERDGRGKDRPVLVIARQSRDRVYAVKLTSRAHPGSDAYVALGAGGWDPKRRPSWADIDQLYSVSHAGLRREGAALDAVRFARVADALRARFGWR, encoded by the coding sequence ATGGGTCTGCTCTCCCGTCTCGGCCGCGGTGTCCTGCGCCTGGTACGTCCTGCGGCGTCCACTCAGACCTACGAGGTGGATCCTCGTTCCGCGGGGCGTCTGAGGCTCGCGTATGCGCCGCGTCACGATGGGATCCCGGATGCGGGGGAGATCGTCTGGACATGGGTGCCGTACGCCGAACGTGATGGGCGCGGTAAGGACCGTCCCGTGCTCGTCATCGCACGTCAGAGCCGCGACCGTGTCTACGCGGTCAAACTCACCAGTCGTGCGCATCCGGGCTCTGACGCGTACGTCGCTCTGGGAGCAGGTGGGTGGGACCCGAAGCGCCGCCCGTCATGGGCCGACATCGATCAGCTCTACAGTGTGTCCCACGCGGGACTGCGCCGTGAGGGGGCGGCGCTGGACGCGGTGCGCTTCGCCCGCGTCGCGGACGCCTTGCGCGCGCGCTTCGGGTGGCGATGA
- a CDS encoding pentapeptide repeat-containing protein: MPSAPKPPQLNTLHLDDLAEASPEELHPGATLTGRSLGVDQRSPVDLTDTRLDGVRFDRFVAPELRLRGAGLLEVAFDALDVPVVDAARTDWSDARLSGRVGALTAYDSSLRSIHFTGCRLGFVNLRGAELLDVQFTDCSIDELDLGETRCRRVRFTDTRIASLEVPRASLTNVDFRGATLSAVSGVGHLSGATITHEQALQLAPLLAAHVGISISDD, encoded by the coding sequence ATGCCGTCTGCGCCGAAGCCTCCGCAGCTGAACACGCTCCACCTCGACGACCTCGCCGAGGCAAGCCCTGAGGAGTTGCATCCCGGGGCGACGCTGACCGGCAGGAGCCTCGGCGTCGACCAGCGCTCACCCGTCGATCTCACCGACACCAGACTCGACGGCGTCCGCTTCGATCGATTCGTCGCCCCCGAGCTGCGCCTGCGCGGCGCGGGCCTGCTGGAGGTCGCGTTCGACGCCCTCGACGTCCCCGTCGTGGACGCCGCGCGCACAGACTGGTCTGACGCCCGCCTCAGCGGCCGTGTCGGAGCTCTCACCGCGTACGACAGCTCGCTGCGCAGCATCCACTTCACCGGATGCCGGCTGGGCTTCGTGAACCTGCGCGGCGCAGAGCTGCTCGATGTCCAATTCACGGACTGCTCGATCGACGAACTCGATCTGGGCGAGACGCGATGCCGTCGGGTGCGGTTCACGGACACGCGGATCGCCTCACTCGAGGTGCCTCGCGCATCCTTGACGAACGTCGACTTCCGAGGCGCGACGCTCTCGGCTGTCTCGGGCGTCGGCCATCTGTCCGGTGCCACGATCACCCACGAGCAGGCGCTTCAGTTGGCGCCGCTCCTCGCGGCGCACGTCGGGATCTCGATCAGCGACGATTGA
- a CDS encoding SufE family protein: MTDSALPEKLAEIREDFLALAEPERLQLLLEFSQELPPIPTEYEGHPELCERVAECQSPVYIVVDVDGEGIVAMHAAAPAEAPTTRGFASILAQGLTGLTVADALAVPDDYPQSLGLTRAVSPLRIAGMTGMLLRAKRQIQRKSGA; encoded by the coding sequence ATGACCGACAGCGCCCTCCCCGAGAAGCTCGCCGAGATCCGCGAGGACTTCCTCGCCCTCGCCGAACCCGAACGCCTGCAGCTTCTTCTGGAGTTCTCGCAGGAGCTCCCGCCGATCCCTACGGAGTACGAGGGGCACCCCGAGTTGTGCGAGCGGGTGGCCGAGTGCCAGTCCCCCGTGTACATCGTCGTCGATGTGGATGGCGAGGGCATCGTCGCCATGCACGCCGCAGCCCCGGCGGAGGCTCCCACGACCCGAGGCTTCGCGAGCATCCTCGCCCAGGGTCTGACCGGCCTCACGGTCGCCGACGCGCTCGCGGTTCCCGATGACTACCCGCAGAGCCTGGGCCTGACCCGCGCGGTGTCCCCTCTGCGCATCGCGGGGATGACGGGGATGCTCCTGCGCGCGAAGCGACAGATCCAGCGCAAGAGCGGCGCGTGA
- a CDS encoding cupin domain-containing protein, with protein sequence MDTPDSTAPHHEAATLGNPDLPPEGGVNTVDRPQSTVMTGPQNPVIASQFPNQIDAPATDISTQPFFWSSFNISPRRVQRGGWARELTSSDFHISDEIAGVNMYLEPGGIRELHWHQTAEWAVMTRGKARVTTLSRSGLPAVEDVEEGDLWFFPAGTPHSLQGLGPDGADFVLAFDDGQQSESNTLLLTDWFAHTPPDVLAKNFGVAQEVFSDIPLHNLWIFPGDEPPALEVDQAAAGVEWGMEPVIFRLSRSQPRYQNSGGSVQVADSTNYEYSNTVAAALVTVEPGSMRELHWHPNADEWQYYLRGSARMTVFNTGPHANTTDFRPGDVGIVKKNYGHYIENTGDDILQFLEVFRTDRYEEISLANWLAHVPPQLVSAHLSIDPAVLATFPRTAQGITPLRG encoded by the coding sequence ATGGACACCCCGGACAGCACCGCGCCGCATCACGAGGCGGCCACACTCGGCAATCCTGACCTTCCGCCGGAGGGCGGGGTCAACACGGTGGACCGGCCGCAGAGCACCGTCATGACCGGTCCGCAGAACCCCGTCATCGCGTCGCAGTTCCCGAACCAGATCGACGCCCCGGCCACCGACATCTCGACGCAGCCGTTCTTCTGGTCCTCGTTCAACATCTCGCCTCGTCGCGTGCAGCGCGGGGGATGGGCGCGTGAGCTCACCAGCAGCGACTTCCACATCTCGGACGAGATCGCCGGCGTCAACATGTACCTCGAGCCGGGTGGTATCCGCGAGCTGCACTGGCATCAGACCGCGGAATGGGCTGTCATGACGCGCGGCAAAGCTCGTGTGACGACCCTGAGCCGTTCGGGGCTGCCGGCGGTGGAGGACGTGGAGGAAGGCGACCTGTGGTTCTTCCCCGCGGGGACCCCGCACTCGCTGCAGGGACTGGGTCCGGACGGCGCGGATTTCGTGCTTGCTTTCGACGACGGGCAGCAGTCGGAGTCGAACACGCTTCTGCTGACGGACTGGTTCGCGCACACGCCGCCGGACGTGCTGGCGAAGAACTTCGGGGTCGCTCAGGAGGTCTTCTCCGACATCCCGTTGCACAACCTCTGGATCTTCCCCGGCGACGAGCCGCCCGCCCTGGAGGTCGATCAGGCCGCCGCGGGCGTCGAGTGGGGCATGGAGCCGGTCATCTTCCGTCTGTCGCGCTCTCAGCCGCGGTATCAGAACTCGGGCGGCAGTGTGCAGGTCGCCGATTCCACCAACTACGAGTACTCGAACACCGTCGCGGCGGCTCTCGTGACGGTCGAGCCCGGTTCGATGCGTGAGCTGCACTGGCATCCCAACGCCGACGAGTGGCAGTACTACCTGCGCGGCTCCGCCCGCATGACCGTGTTCAACACGGGCCCGCACGCCAACACGACGGATTTCCGGCCGGGCGATGTCGGGATCGTGAAGAAGAACTACGGCCACTACATCGAGAACACCGGCGACGACATCCTGCAGTTCCTCGAGGTGTTCCGCACCGACAGGTACGAGGAGATCAGTCTCGCCAACTGGCTGGCGCACGTGCCGCCCCAGCTCGTCTCCGCCCACCTCAGTATCGACCCCGCCGTCCTCGCGACCTTCCCGCGGACGGCGCAGGGCATCACGCCCCTGCGCGGATGA
- a CDS encoding S9 family peptidase — translation MLDSRRAARHGASPTAFALFRGAAVALATATALCSALIGAVAIRVARQVVTPAGRRADTRILALDPASQTITLERNDDTELPGRYGLFTRGTEDYVKLGSVLAENEAGVKRKLLTHVGSDARLSAEAAFSGWYFDRPEQLQLPFSSQLIGSAVGPCPAWLFPAEQDTDLWCIQIHGRGTTRAECLRAVPLMRNLGITTLVVSYRNDGEAPRSRTGTYGLGATEWRDVDAAIGFARRNGARRILLMGWSMGGAIALQLALSSAHRDMIAGVVLDSPVIDWRVVLDYQAGLMKLPPTVTKLAISALESDWGTAFTRTGAPIPFDRLDVVARADELRDPILILHSDDDGFVPSDASHDLRQARPDLVELEVFEVARHTKLWNYDEQRWSARIRDWVRAQGLTPTVEPAES, via the coding sequence ATGTTGGACTCCAGGCGCGCCGCCCGCCATGGCGCCTCACCCACCGCCTTCGCCCTCTTCCGCGGCGCAGCCGTCGCTCTCGCGACCGCGACCGCGCTCTGCTCCGCCCTGATCGGAGCCGTCGCCATCCGGGTCGCGCGTCAGGTCGTGACGCCCGCCGGCCGTCGTGCCGACACCCGCATCCTCGCACTGGACCCGGCCTCGCAGACGATCACCCTCGAGCGCAACGACGACACCGAGCTGCCGGGGCGCTACGGCCTGTTCACTCGCGGCACAGAGGACTACGTCAAGCTCGGCAGCGTGCTGGCCGAGAACGAAGCGGGCGTCAAGCGCAAGCTGCTGACGCACGTCGGTTCGGATGCGCGCCTTTCCGCCGAGGCGGCCTTCAGCGGCTGGTATTTCGACCGACCGGAACAACTGCAGCTGCCCTTCAGCTCGCAGCTCATCGGTTCGGCGGTCGGGCCGTGCCCCGCGTGGCTCTTCCCGGCCGAGCAGGACACGGATCTGTGGTGCATCCAGATCCACGGCCGCGGCACGACCCGCGCGGAGTGCCTCCGTGCCGTTCCTCTCATGCGCAACCTGGGCATCACCACGCTCGTCGTCTCGTACCGCAACGACGGCGAGGCGCCGCGTAGCCGCACCGGCACCTATGGGCTCGGTGCCACGGAGTGGCGCGATGTCGATGCGGCGATCGGCTTCGCCCGCCGCAACGGCGCCCGCCGCATCCTGCTCATGGGATGGTCGATGGGCGGCGCGATCGCGCTGCAGCTGGCGCTCAGCTCGGCCCACCGGGACATGATCGCCGGTGTCGTGCTGGACTCTCCGGTCATCGACTGGCGCGTCGTGCTCGATTACCAGGCGGGCCTCATGAAGCTCCCGCCCACCGTCACCAAGCTCGCCATCTCGGCGCTGGAGTCGGACTGGGGCACGGCCTTCACCCGCACGGGCGCGCCGATCCCGTTCGATCGGCTGGATGTCGTCGCGCGGGCGGACGAGCTGCGTGATCCGATCCTCATCCTGCACAGCGACGACGACGGCTTCGTCCCCTCGGACGCATCGCACGATCTCCGGCAGGCGCGGCCCGATCTCGTCGAGCTCGAGGTCTTCGAGGTGGCTCGCCACACGAAGCTGTGGAACTACGACGAGCAGCGGTGGAGCGCGCGCATCCGCGACTGGGTGCGGGCGCAGGGACTCACGCCGACGGTCGAGCCCGCAGAAAGCTGA
- the zapE gene encoding cell division protein ZapE produces MTSPAHQNAFVHLAERSPQVTGAEMVASLVPPPQFADASFDTYRADDAFPSQAEAKQTLREFAGAVAETPKRGLFRRAPRSPERKPGVYLDGGFGVGKTHLLASIYHAMPARRKYFGSFIEYTALVGALGYQQTVELFRGSDLLCIDEFELDDPGDTMVMTRLLGELVASGTKLAATSNTPPNALGEGRFAAQDFLREIQAMSASFETLRIDGVDYRQRAVDGHAVVLEPGAYEGALAEAAGSGVVSDDEFASLIAHLAKVHPSRYIRLIDGVTTIGLRDVHQLTDQSAALRFVAFVDRAYDAQIPVRSTGVALDEVFGDEMLAGGYRKKYLRAISRLIALTHS; encoded by the coding sequence ATGACTTCGCCCGCTCACCAGAACGCATTCGTGCACCTCGCCGAGCGGTCGCCGCAGGTGACCGGTGCCGAGATGGTCGCCTCCCTCGTGCCTCCACCACAGTTCGCCGACGCGAGCTTCGACACCTACCGGGCGGATGATGCCTTCCCCTCGCAGGCAGAGGCCAAGCAGACGCTTCGTGAGTTCGCCGGTGCCGTGGCCGAGACACCCAAGCGCGGTCTGTTCCGCCGCGCCCCCCGCTCACCCGAGCGCAAGCCCGGCGTCTACCTCGACGGCGGCTTCGGTGTCGGCAAGACGCACCTGCTCGCATCGATCTATCACGCGATGCCCGCGCGCCGGAAGTACTTCGGCTCGTTCATCGAATACACGGCGCTGGTCGGCGCGCTCGGCTACCAGCAGACCGTCGAGCTGTTCCGCGGCTCCGACCTTCTGTGCATCGATGAGTTCGAGCTGGACGACCCGGGCGACACGATGGTGATGACGCGCCTGCTCGGCGAGCTCGTCGCATCCGGCACCAAGCTGGCTGCCACCTCGAACACCCCGCCGAACGCACTCGGCGAGGGGCGCTTCGCCGCACAGGACTTCCTACGCGAGATCCAGGCGATGTCGGCCTCGTTCGAGACGCTGCGCATCGACGGCGTCGACTATCGCCAGCGCGCGGTGGACGGCCATGCCGTCGTTCTGGAGCCGGGAGCATACGAGGGCGCTCTCGCCGAGGCCGCTGGATCCGGAGTCGTCTCCGATGACGAGTTCGCGAGCCTCATCGCCCATCTGGCAAAAGTCCACCCGTCGCGATACATCCGCCTCATCGACGGCGTGACGACCATCGGACTCCGCGACGTACATCAGCTGACCGACCAGTCCGCGGCCCTCCGCTTCGTCGCCTTCGTCGATCGCGCGTACGACGCGCAGATCCCGGTCCGCTCCACCGGCGTGGCGTTGGACGAGGTGTTCGGTGACGAGATGCTCGCGGGCGGCTACCGCAAGAAGTACCTGCGTGCCATCTCACGACTGATCGCGCTCACCCACTCCTGA
- a CDS encoding DUF3000 domain-containing protein, with amino-acid sequence MPSDPAAPASALDDAVARILEVSFREDLVVRQIPAPSGIAPASFALAGDVRPEPGEQESAFGTGRFLLLHDASEPEPWDSPWRIVCFAQAPLDTEIGTDPLVADVAWSWLVDALQARGAGYHAASGTATKTLSKGFGSLAVEGDGAQIELRASWSPEGDIERHVEAWAELVCMLAGLPPGSEGIAQIRGRGSSRA; translated from the coding sequence GTGCCCTCCGACCCAGCCGCACCCGCGTCTGCACTCGACGACGCCGTCGCGCGGATCCTCGAGGTTTCGTTCCGCGAGGACCTCGTCGTGCGTCAGATTCCGGCTCCGTCCGGGATCGCACCCGCATCGTTCGCGTTGGCGGGCGACGTGCGCCCCGAACCCGGCGAGCAAGAATCCGCCTTCGGCACGGGTCGCTTCCTCCTCCTGCACGACGCGTCGGAGCCGGAGCCCTGGGACTCACCGTGGCGCATCGTGTGCTTCGCGCAAGCTCCTCTGGACACGGAGATCGGCACGGATCCGCTGGTGGCCGATGTCGCCTGGTCCTGGCTGGTCGACGCCCTCCAGGCCCGCGGTGCCGGCTATCACGCCGCATCGGGCACGGCCACGAAGACCCTCTCGAAGGGGTTCGGTTCGCTCGCCGTAGAGGGCGACGGCGCCCAGATCGAACTGCGTGCGTCCTGGTCGCCGGAGGGCGATATCGAACGGCACGTCGAAGCGTGGGCAGAATTGGTATGCATGCTCGCCGGGCTCCCACCCGGCTCGGAAGGGATCGCGCAGATCCGGGGAAGGGGTTCATCCCGTGCCTGA
- a CDS encoding alpha/beta fold hydrolase, with protein MSDITVVLVHGAFAESSSWNGVLTLLQDAGVDAIATPNALRSVTTDAENVRRLVDSLPRDVLLVGHSYGGAVIIEAGAGNVKVKGLVYVAAFAPDHGENALDLTGQFPGSTLGERVRPYPLGDGTNDLVVDRALFPDQFAADVPLEVAKLSALAQRPVRDYALGEGLPAETPAWKTLPSWFVYGTGDKNIPEAGLAFMAERAGSRGTRVIDGASHSVMVSNPGAVAELIKTALAELA; from the coding sequence ATGTCCGATATCACCGTCGTCCTCGTCCACGGCGCCTTCGCCGAGTCCTCGAGCTGGAACGGCGTCCTCACCCTCCTGCAGGATGCGGGCGTCGACGCGATCGCGACGCCGAATGCGCTGCGCAGCGTGACCACGGATGCCGAGAACGTGCGTCGCCTCGTGGACTCGCTGCCCCGCGACGTGCTGCTGGTAGGCCACTCGTACGGCGGTGCGGTCATCATCGAAGCCGGCGCAGGAAACGTCAAGGTCAAGGGACTCGTATACGTTGCGGCCTTCGCACCCGACCACGGCGAAAACGCTCTCGACCTGACGGGTCAGTTCCCGGGCAGCACCCTGGGTGAGCGCGTGCGCCCGTATCCGCTCGGCGACGGCACGAACGATCTCGTCGTCGACCGCGCGCTGTTCCCCGACCAGTTCGCCGCCGACGTACCGCTCGAGGTCGCGAAGCTGTCCGCCCTCGCCCAGCGCCCGGTCCGGGACTACGCCCTCGGCGAGGGCCTGCCCGCCGAGACGCCGGCATGGAAGACTCTCCCGTCGTGGTTCGTCTACGGCACGGGCGACAAGAACATCCCCGAGGCCGGGCTCGCGTTCATGGCGGAGCGTGCCGGCTCGCGCGGCACCCGCGTGATCGACGGTGCGTCGCACTCGGTCATGGTCTCGAACCCCGGGGCGGTCGCTGAACTGATCAAGACGGCACTCGCAGAGCTCGCCTGA
- a CDS encoding ammonium transporter, which produces MDSGNLAWSVAATALVLFMTPGVAFFYGGLVKAKSVVSMMMMSFGALGLVSVLWILYGFNMSAVESPLSFAGNPFSDFGLGGLDDNGLVGATYGATFAIITVALISGAIADRAKFGAWMIFAGVWATVVYFPVAAWVWGGGWVMKLGETFGFSTSVIDYAGGTAVHINAGAAALALALVLGKRIGFQKGITKPHNVPLVMLGAAILWFGWFGFNAGAEGTFGLLGTEDSSVGLIIINTLGATAAAIIGWLVVEKLKDGKATSVGAASGAVAGLVAITPSCANLTPGWALLLGVVTGAVCALAIELKWKLGYDDSLDVVGIHLVGGLIGTIYLGFFATETGLFVGGNYEQLVLQVIAAVGVLVYSFVVAWIIGFAIEKTIGFRIKNEDELAGVDSTVHGEEGYSLAEQS; this is translated from the coding sequence ATGGATAGCGGAAATCTCGCCTGGTCCGTCGCTGCGACGGCACTTGTGCTCTTCATGACGCCGGGCGTCGCGTTCTTCTACGGAGGACTCGTCAAGGCCAAGAGCGTCGTCAGCATGATGATGATGAGCTTCGGCGCGCTGGGCCTGGTCAGCGTCCTGTGGATCCTCTACGGGTTCAACATGAGCGCCGTCGAAAGCCCGTTGTCGTTCGCCGGCAACCCCTTCTCCGACTTCGGCCTGGGCGGCCTCGACGACAACGGTCTCGTCGGTGCCACTTACGGCGCTACGTTCGCGATCATCACCGTCGCCCTGATCTCCGGTGCGATCGCCGACCGCGCCAAGTTCGGCGCTTGGATGATCTTCGCCGGCGTCTGGGCCACGGTGGTCTACTTCCCCGTCGCAGCCTGGGTCTGGGGTGGCGGCTGGGTCATGAAGCTGGGGGAGACCTTCGGCTTCTCGACGTCGGTCATCGACTACGCCGGTGGTACGGCCGTGCACATCAACGCCGGTGCTGCGGCGCTCGCGCTCGCGCTGGTCCTCGGCAAGCGCATCGGGTTCCAGAAGGGCATCACGAAGCCGCACAACGTGCCGCTCGTCATGCTCGGTGCGGCCATCCTTTGGTTCGGCTGGTTCGGCTTCAACGCCGGCGCTGAGGGCACCTTCGGTCTGCTCGGCACCGAGGACTCTTCGGTCGGTCTCATCATCATCAACACGCTGGGTGCGACCGCCGCGGCCATCATCGGTTGGCTCGTCGTCGAGAAGCTCAAGGACGGCAAGGCCACCTCGGTGGGCGCCGCCTCGGGTGCGGTCGCCGGTCTCGTCGCCATCACCCCCTCGTGCGCCAACCTCACGCCCGGCTGGGCCCTGCTGCTCGGTGTCGTCACCGGTGCTGTGTGTGCTCTCGCGATCGAGCTCAAGTGGAAGCTCGGCTACGACGACTCGCTCGATGTGGTCGGCATCCACCTCGTCGGTGGTCTGATCGGAACGATCTACCTCGGCTTCTTCGCAACCGAGACGGGCCTGTTCGTCGGCGGCAACTACGAGCAGCTCGTGCTGCAGGTCATCGCCGCGGTGGGCGTGCTGGTCTACTCCTTCGTGGTGGCCTGGATCATCGGCTTCGCGATCGAGAAGACCATCGGCTTCCGCATCAAGAACGAGGACGAGCTCGCCGGCGTGGACTCCACGGTTCACGGCGAGGAAGGCTACTCGCTCGCCGAGCAGTCCTGA
- a CDS encoding dihydrofolate reductase family protein has protein sequence MHLTRVIPRPVERIDADGDSGLAWLRAEYEPDAERSVRLNMITSLTGSATGADGTSDTLSSPVDRRILGVIRGWSDVVVVGAQSVRAERYVVPKRTRLAIVTRTGRLEGHQLAPDDDTARVFLVCAERDADTVRSNSESLGLDVIAVPGDDLDPSRVISAFADRGWLRVVCEGGPTLASQFAQAGVIDEFCVSVAPQLVPATAPFIRVPDGHALAAPHGLLVDDSGFSFLRARPSA, from the coding sequence ATGCACCTCACGCGTGTCATCCCCCGTCCTGTGGAACGCATCGACGCCGATGGCGACTCAGGGCTTGCGTGGCTCCGCGCCGAGTACGAACCGGATGCTGAGCGGTCGGTGCGCCTCAACATGATCACGTCGTTGACGGGTTCTGCGACCGGCGCGGACGGCACGAGCGACACGCTGTCGAGTCCCGTCGATCGACGCATCCTGGGGGTGATCCGCGGGTGGAGCGATGTCGTGGTCGTAGGAGCACAGAGCGTGCGCGCCGAGCGGTACGTCGTCCCCAAGCGCACCCGGCTGGCGATCGTCACACGAACGGGACGGCTCGAGGGCCACCAGCTGGCGCCGGACGACGACACTGCCCGCGTCTTCCTCGTCTGCGCCGAGCGCGATGCCGACACCGTGAGAAGCAACAGCGAAAGTCTGGGGCTCGACGTCATCGCCGTTCCCGGCGACGATCTCGACCCTTCCCGCGTCATCTCGGCCTTCGCGGATCGGGGATGGCTGCGTGTCGTCTGCGAGGGCGGGCCGACGCTCGCCTCTCAATTCGCTCAGGCGGGGGTGATCGACGAGTTCTGCGTTTCTGTCGCACCGCAACTCGTACCGGCGACCGCGCCGTTCATCCGTGTGCCCGACGGTCACGCCTTGGCGGCTCCGCACGGTCTGCTCGTCGATGACTCCGGCTTCAGCTTTCTGCGGGCTCGACCGTCGGCGTGA